In Anseongella ginsenosidimutans, one genomic interval encodes:
- a CDS encoding OmpH family outer membrane protein, with amino-acid sequence MMQKMISGQRIISGRGIMTMSFLAIIMASCNQPAPSGGNPAPEQVPPAADAIVYVNSDTLLAKYQFFKDLQAELEKQGKSLESQVSSRTGNFQKQVSNYQQNAATMTPGERQSTEQNLGKAQQELQAFQQKVSQDLMKAEQDANDKLHSKVQAFLQEYAGLNDYKFVLTYSRSNNAVLFADSTLDVTDEVLNGLNAAYAKEKK; translated from the coding sequence ATGATGCAAAAGATGATCTCCGGACAGCGCATAATCTCCGGGCGAGGTATAATGACAATGAGTTTCCTGGCAATTATAATGGCTTCCTGTAATCAGCCGGCCCCCTCAGGCGGCAATCCTGCCCCTGAGCAGGTTCCTCCTGCAGCAGATGCTATTGTTTATGTAAATTCCGATACACTCCTTGCCAAATACCAATTCTTTAAAGACCTGCAGGCAGAACTTGAAAAGCAAGGAAAGTCCCTGGAAAGCCAGGTAAGCAGCCGGACAGGCAACTTTCAGAAACAGGTGAGCAATTACCAGCAAAATGCAGCTACCATGACGCCGGGCGAACGCCAGAGTACGGAACAAAACCTCGGGAAAGCCCAGCAGGAACTCCAGGCCTTCCAGCAGAAGGTAAGCCAGGACCTGATGAAAGCCGAACAGGATGCGAACGATAAGCTGCATAGCAAAGTACAGGCATTCCTCCAGGAATACGCCGGCCTGAACGACTATAAATTTGTATTAACCTACAGCCGCAGCAATAATGCCGTACTATTCGCCGACTCCACCCTGGACGTAACCGACGAGGTACTGAACGGACTGAATGCCGCTTATGCGAAAGAGAAAAAATAA
- a CDS encoding retropepsin-like aspartic protease encodes MISTTIALNIFSLEGDGFHPKLEISINGRRETAILDTGASKTAFDMQLLSQLLSQEEFPAAERLSTGLGTNSMQCFTAVIAELKVGDFCIPDFEVAVLDLSHINQAYQKLGLEQVLGVIGSDLLHEYKALIDYESQTLTLRKTEF; translated from the coding sequence ATGATTTCAACAACCATAGCGCTTAACATATTCAGCCTTGAGGGCGATGGGTTCCATCCCAAACTGGAGATCAGCATTAATGGCCGGCGTGAAACGGCCATCCTGGATACCGGAGCTTCCAAAACGGCTTTTGACATGCAATTGCTGTCACAGCTGCTGAGCCAGGAAGAGTTCCCGGCTGCCGAACGGCTGTCAACCGGCTTGGGAACTAATTCCATGCAATGTTTCACGGCGGTCATTGCGGAGTTGAAAGTGGGTGATTTTTGTATTCCTGATTTCGAAGTGGCGGTACTGGACCTGTCGCATATTAACCAGGCTTATCAAAAGCTGGGTTTGGAGCAGGTTCTGGGTGTTATTGGCAGCGACCTGCTGCATGAATACAAAGCCCTGATCGATTACGAAAGTCAAACCCTAACTCTCAGGAAAACAGAATTTTGA
- a CDS encoding BamA/TamA family outer membrane protein: protein MLCILCFASCSNLKHLPEGEKLYTGAEVQVEGEQLPRKEKKRLEDELSDLTRPLPNSKFLGMRLKLFFYNLAGNPKKEKSPAAFIKKKMGEPPVLYSSVDIEKNRNILVNSLQNQGYFKAESQVDSSVAEKKASLTYTLAPGSRYMISKVGFPADSSALAKAIRADTAETLLKLGEPYDLTTIKAERERIDKYLKEHGFYYFNPDYLIVKADSTQGGSDVELYVRVKENAPRKAREVYRINNIYIYPDYSLQEDTTRLQGDTVFYHGFHIFDPKEKFKTHVFRRTMFFQTGDIYNLEDHNLSLNRLVHLGTFKFVKNQFTEVQPESRHRLDVSYYLTPMPKKSLNAKLSGTSKSNNFVGSEVSVGWLHRNAFRGAEQLQLNLTGGFETQTSGQQSRTGGGSYFLGAEVDLQYPRFITPFYVSSTGAYVPRTRFTGAYELRNRANYYSINSYRFSFGYIWKESSRKEHTLNPVSITFVQPFNTTPLFDSLKRADPTLRNSFDRQFILGANYSFTYTDQLETERRHNFYFQGMLDLSGNIAGLFTGKNSPTDQATIFRTPFSQYIKAEADARSYYKINDGLTWANRLILGAGQPYGNSSSLPFVKQFFIGGSNSLRAFRARSLGPGSYDAETSAENSGEETPGSFFPDQAGDLKLEANTELRFDLVSALKGAIFADAGNIWLMREDPLKPGAAFSSNFYQEIAVGTGLGLRVDLSFFVVRLDVAFPLRKPWLPEGERWVIDQVDFSDKNWRKENLVFNIAIGYPF, encoded by the coding sequence TTGCTATGTATTTTATGTTTTGCATCCTGCAGCAATCTAAAGCATTTACCGGAAGGAGAAAAACTGTATACGGGAGCGGAAGTACAGGTGGAAGGGGAACAGCTGCCGCGGAAAGAAAAGAAAAGGCTGGAAGACGAATTATCGGACCTTACACGACCGCTGCCCAACAGCAAATTCCTGGGCATGCGGCTTAAATTATTCTTTTACAATCTTGCCGGGAATCCTAAAAAGGAAAAAAGCCCGGCTGCCTTTATAAAGAAAAAAATGGGAGAACCGCCGGTGCTGTACAGCTCTGTAGATATTGAAAAGAACAGGAACATTCTGGTGAATTCCCTGCAAAACCAGGGTTACTTTAAAGCGGAAAGCCAGGTAGACAGCAGCGTGGCCGAAAAAAAAGCGAGCCTTACCTATACGCTGGCGCCCGGCAGCAGGTATATGATCAGCAAAGTAGGCTTTCCGGCCGACAGCAGCGCGCTTGCCAAAGCGATCCGCGCAGACACGGCTGAAACTTTGTTAAAGTTGGGCGAACCCTACGACCTTACCACCATCAAGGCAGAACGGGAACGAATTGACAAATACCTGAAAGAACATGGATTCTACTATTTCAACCCGGACTACCTGATCGTAAAAGCCGATAGTACGCAAGGCGGCAGCGATGTGGAACTTTATGTCCGCGTCAAAGAGAACGCCCCCCGGAAGGCCAGGGAGGTCTACCGGATCAACAATATTTATATTTATCCTGATTACAGCCTTCAGGAAGACACTACGCGGCTTCAGGGCGATACGGTTTTTTACCACGGGTTCCATATTTTCGATCCGAAAGAGAAGTTCAAGACCCATGTATTCCGGCGAACCATGTTTTTTCAAACCGGGGACATATATAACCTGGAAGACCATAATCTTTCGCTGAACCGGCTCGTTCACCTGGGTACCTTTAAATTTGTAAAGAACCAGTTTACCGAAGTGCAGCCGGAAAGCAGGCACCGGCTGGACGTGTCCTATTACCTGACTCCGATGCCGAAAAAATCACTGAACGCCAAGCTTTCGGGCACCTCCAAATCCAACAACTTCGTGGGATCCGAGGTATCGGTAGGCTGGCTGCACCGGAACGCATTCAGAGGCGCTGAGCAGCTGCAACTCAATCTCACCGGCGGATTTGAAACTCAGACAAGCGGACAGCAGTCCCGGACCGGGGGTGGCTCCTATTTCCTGGGAGCAGAAGTTGACCTGCAGTACCCCAGGTTCATCACCCCTTTTTATGTCAGCAGTACCGGCGCTTATGTTCCGCGTACCCGCTTTACGGGCGCTTATGAACTCCGCAACCGTGCCAATTATTATTCCATCAATTCCTACCGTTTTTCCTTTGGTTATATCTGGAAAGAAAGCTCCCGGAAAGAACACACCCTGAACCCGGTCTCCATTACGTTTGTCCAGCCATTCAATACCACGCCGCTCTTTGATTCCCTGAAAAGAGCCGACCCGACGCTCCGGAATAGTTTCGACCGGCAGTTTATCCTCGGCGCCAATTATTCCTTTACATATACCGATCAGCTGGAAACAGAACGCCGTCATAATTTTTATTTCCAGGGAATGCTTGATCTTTCAGGAAACATCGCCGGGCTGTTTACCGGAAAGAACTCTCCCACCGACCAGGCAACCATTTTCAGGACCCCTTTCTCACAATATATAAAGGCGGAAGCTGACGCCCGCAGTTATTATAAGATCAATGACGGCCTTACCTGGGCCAACCGGCTGATACTTGGGGCAGGCCAGCCTTATGGAAATTCCAGTAGCCTTCCATTCGTAAAACAGTTTTTTATAGGCGGCAGCAACAGTCTGCGGGCTTTCCGTGCGCGCTCGCTTGGTCCGGGCAGCTATGATGCGGAAACAAGCGCTGAAAACAGCGGGGAGGAAACGCCCGGCAGCTTTTTCCCTGACCAGGCAGGCGATCTCAAACTGGAGGCGAATACCGAACTGCGCTTTGACCTGGTCAGCGCTTTGAAAGGAGCGATCTTCGCCGACGCAGGTAATATCTGGTTAATGCGGGAAGACCCTCTGAAGCCCGGGGCGGCTTTCAGCAGCAACTTTTATCAAGAGATCGCCGTGGGAACCGGGCTGGGATTACGCGTAGATCTTTCCTTTTTCGTGGTACGGCTGGATGTGGCCTTTCCGCTGCGGAAGCCCTGGCTGCCCGAGGGTGAGCGATGGGTAATTGACCAGGTGGATTTCAGCGATAAAAACTGGCGAAAGGAGAACCTGGTCTTTAATATTGCCATCGGCTATCCTTTTTAA
- the mdh gene encoding malate dehydrogenase — protein sequence MKITVVGAGNVGATCANVIAHKELANEVVLLDIKEGVAEGKSLDMWQTAPINMFDTRITGSTNDYSKTAGSEVVVITSGLPRKPGMSRDDLIATNAGIVRSVTENIIKHSPEAIIIIVSNPLDVMTYCAFLAAGVPSHRVFGMAGILDTARYRAFLAEALDCSPKDIQAVLMGGHGDTMVPLPRYTTVGGIPVTELIDGQKLEAIVQRTKSGGGELVNLMGTSAWYAPGAAAAQMVEAVVRDQKRIFPCCAWLQGEYGQQDIYLGVPVKLGRKGIEQIIELQLNEDEKALLNESSKAVKEVMKVLDNMNK from the coding sequence ATGAAAATAACTGTAGTAGGTGCCGGCAATGTAGGTGCTACCTGCGCCAATGTGATTGCACACAAGGAATTGGCTAATGAAGTAGTTTTACTGGACATTAAAGAAGGAGTGGCGGAAGGGAAATCACTGGACATGTGGCAAACGGCCCCTATCAATATGTTTGACACCCGTATTACCGGATCTACCAATGATTACTCCAAAACTGCGGGCTCCGAAGTAGTTGTGATCACCTCCGGGCTTCCCCGCAAGCCGGGCATGAGCCGGGACGACCTGATCGCTACCAATGCAGGAATTGTACGTTCGGTCACCGAAAATATTATAAAGCATTCCCCGGAGGCTATCATCATCATCGTTTCCAATCCGCTTGACGTGATGACCTATTGCGCCTTCCTGGCTGCGGGAGTTCCCTCCCACCGCGTATTCGGGATGGCAGGCATTCTTGATACAGCGCGGTACCGGGCCTTCCTGGCGGAAGCCCTGGATTGCTCTCCCAAGGATATCCAGGCTGTGCTGATGGGCGGCCACGGCGATACCATGGTACCCCTTCCCCGCTACACGACGGTTGGCGGTATTCCCGTTACCGAACTCATTGACGGCCAAAAACTGGAAGCGATCGTTCAGCGCACTAAATCCGGCGGCGGCGAATTGGTGAACCTTATGGGCACATCGGCCTGGTATGCGCCGGGTGCTGCTGCCGCACAAATGGTGGAAGCCGTAGTAAGGGACCAGAAACGCATTTTCCCTTGCTGTGCCTGGTTGCAGGGCGAATACGGCCAGCAAGATATTTACCTGGGCGTTCCGGTAAAACTGGGCCGCAAGGGAATTGAACAGATCATAGAATTGCAGTTGAATGAAGACGAAAAAGCTTTATTGAATGAATCGTCCAAAGCGGTGAAGGAAGTGATGAAGGTATTGGACAACATGAATAAATGA
- the gyrB gene encoding DNA topoisomerase (ATP-hydrolyzing) subunit B has protein sequence MSETTINRSDYSADNIQVLEGLQAVRKRPAMYIGDVGFKGLHHLVYEVVDNSIDEAMAGYCDEIFVTIHKDESITVRDNGRGIPTGMHQKEGRSALEVVMTVLHAGGKFDKDTYKVSGGLHGVGVSCVNALSTVLRAEVHREGKIYVQEYDKGIPRYDVKEIGEADDTGTIVTFWPDDSIFITTEYKYDTLASRLRELSFLNKGIKLSITDEREEREDGFLSETFYSEGGLKEFVSYLDGTREPLIPEPVYMTGEKAGTPIEIALQYNSTYNENVHSYVNNINTIEGGTHVAGFRRGLTRTLKNYAEKSGLLKNAKIEITGDDFREGLTAVISVKVQEPQFEGQTKTKLGNNEVTGAVDTAVGEVLGIYLEEHPREAKMIINKVILAATARQAARKAREMVQRKNVLSGTGLPGKLADCAITDPAQCELFLVEGDSAGGTAKQGRNRDFQAILPLKGKILNVEKAMEHKIYENEEIKNIFTALGVSIGTAEDDKALNLDKLRYHKIVIMTDADVDGSHITTLILTFFFRYMKELVEFGYVYIATPPLYLVKKGKEQEYCWTDEQRDQAIQRLKGNGREESVGVQRYKGLGEMNAEQLWDTTMNPETRTLRQATIENAAECDHVFSMLMGDEVAPRREFIERNAKYAKIDI, from the coding sequence ATGAGCGAAACAACAATCAATAGATCAGACTATTCGGCAGATAATATACAAGTTCTTGAAGGATTACAGGCTGTGCGGAAACGACCAGCCATGTATATCGGAGATGTTGGTTTTAAAGGGCTTCACCACCTGGTTTACGAAGTGGTCGACAACTCCATTGACGAGGCCATGGCCGGGTACTGCGATGAGATCTTTGTAACTATTCATAAGGATGAATCCATTACCGTACGGGATAACGGCCGGGGTATTCCTACGGGCATGCACCAAAAGGAAGGCCGTTCCGCGCTGGAAGTGGTAATGACCGTGCTTCATGCCGGCGGAAAATTCGATAAGGACACCTATAAAGTATCGGGTGGATTACACGGGGTAGGGGTTTCCTGCGTAAATGCGCTATCTACTGTACTTCGTGCGGAGGTGCATCGTGAAGGAAAGATCTACGTACAGGAGTATGACAAGGGAATCCCGAGGTATGATGTGAAGGAAATCGGTGAAGCGGACGACACGGGTACCATTGTTACATTCTGGCCGGACGACAGCATCTTTATTACCACCGAATACAAGTACGATACGCTGGCTTCCCGCCTCCGGGAACTTTCCTTTTTAAATAAAGGGATAAAGCTTAGCATAACCGATGAACGGGAAGAAAGAGAAGACGGGTTTTTGAGCGAAACCTTTTATTCCGAAGGCGGGTTAAAGGAGTTTGTAAGCTACCTGGACGGGACAAGGGAACCGCTGATACCCGAGCCTGTTTACATGACCGGCGAAAAAGCCGGCACCCCCATTGAAATTGCGCTGCAGTATAATAGCACCTATAATGAAAACGTACACTCCTATGTAAATAATATTAATACCATAGAGGGTGGAACGCATGTTGCCGGATTCCGGAGGGGCCTTACGCGTACCCTGAAGAATTATGCCGAAAAATCAGGCCTGCTGAAAAATGCCAAAATAGAGATCACCGGTGACGATTTCCGGGAAGGGTTGACCGCAGTCATTTCCGTGAAGGTCCAGGAGCCGCAGTTTGAAGGCCAGACCAAAACCAAGCTTGGAAATAACGAGGTGACGGGCGCGGTGGATACTGCCGTTGGCGAAGTGCTGGGTATTTACCTGGAGGAACATCCGAGGGAGGCCAAAATGATCATCAATAAGGTGATCCTGGCGGCTACTGCCCGGCAGGCTGCGAGGAAGGCCCGCGAAATGGTCCAGCGGAAAAACGTGCTTTCGGGTACCGGATTACCCGGCAAACTGGCGGACTGTGCCATTACCGATCCTGCTCAGTGCGAATTATTCCTGGTGGAAGGGGACTCGGCAGGCGGAACAGCCAAACAAGGCCGTAACCGCGACTTCCAGGCTATCCTGCCGCTGAAGGGAAAGATCCTGAACGTGGAAAAGGCGATGGAACACAAGATCTATGAGAACGAGGAAATAAAAAACATATTTACGGCTTTAGGGGTAAGCATTGGTACTGCTGAAGACGACAAGGCGCTTAATCTCGATAAGCTCCGTTATCACAAGATCGTGATCATGACCGACGCCGACGTGGACGGATCACACATTACCACGCTTATCCTGACTTTTTTCTTCCGTTATATGAAGGAGCTGGTGGAGTTCGGGTATGTTTACATTGCCACGCCGCCGCTGTACCTGGTAAAAAAAGGAAAAGAACAGGAGTACTGCTGGACCGATGAACAGCGCGACCAGGCCATCCAGCGCCTGAAAGGCAATGGCCGTGAAGAAAGCGTGGGTGTGCAGCGTTATAAAGGTTTGGGAGAAATGAACGCCGAGCAGTTGTGGGATACCACCATGAACCCGGAAACACGGACCCTGCGACAGGCGACCATTGAAAATGCCGCCGAGTGCGACCATGTATTCTCCATGCTGATGGGCGATGAAGTAGCGCCGCGCCGTGAGTTCATTGAGCGTAATGCCAAATACGCCAAGATCGATATTTAA